A stretch of the Cucumis sativus cultivar 9930 unplaced genomic scaffold, Cucumber_9930_V3 scaffold91, whole genome shotgun sequence genome encodes the following:
- the LOC116406348 gene encoding LOW QUALITY PROTEIN: histidine kinase 4-like (The sequence of the model RefSeq protein was modified relative to this genomic sequence to represent the inferred CDS: inserted 1 base in 1 codon), with amino-acid sequence MSMKMQQSHHSVAVRFNEQIGSKKGSTFIQAKRDWLPKFLLLWXLLVAFISMLIYKGMDADNKVRRKEVLGSMCDQRARMLQDQFSVSVNHVHALAILISTFHYSKNVSAIDQETFAEYTARTAFERPLLSGVAFAQRVVHFEREKFEKQHGWTIKTMEREPSPIKDEYAPVIFSQETVSYIESLDMMSGEEDRENILRSRETGKAVLTSPFRLLGSHHLGVVLTIPVYKTKLPLNPTMDERTRATAGYLGGAFDVESLVENLLGQLAGNQAILVNVYDVTNYSDPLVMYGHQYEDGDMSLSHESKLDFGDPFRKHQMICRYHQKAPTLWTALTTAFLFFVIGLLVGYILYGAATHIVKVEDDFHEMQELKVRAEAADIAKSQFLATVSHEIRTPMNGILGMLALLLDTELSSTQRDYAQTAQACGKALIALINEVLDRAKIEAGKLELEAVPFDLRLILDDVLSLFSEKSRHKGVELAVFVSDKVPEIVMGDPGRFRQVITNLVGNSVKVSFLPFSPKSP; translated from the exons ATGAGTATGAAGATGCAGCAGAGCCACCACTCAGTGGCTGTAAGATTTAATGAGCAAATTGGAAGTAAAAAAGGGTCCACATTTATTCAAGCCAAGAGGGATTGGCTTCCTAAGTTTCTATTGCTCT TTCTGTTGGTGGCATTCATCAGTATGTTAATCTACAAGGGAATGGATGCTGATAACAAAGTTAGAAGAAAGGAAGTTCTGGGAAGTATGTGTGACCAGAGGGCAAGGATGCTTCAGGATCAATTTAGTGTCAGTGTCAACCATGTCCATGCTTTGGCCATTCTCATTTCCACTTTCCACTACTCCAAAAATGTATCAGCAATTGATCAG GAAACTTTTGCTGAGTACACAGCCCGAACAGCTTTCGAGCGGCCTTTGCTTAGTGGAGTGGCATTTGCGCAAAGAGTGGTGCACTTTGAGCGAGAAAAATTTGAGAAGCAGCATGGGTGGACTATAAAAACAATGGAAAGGGAACCATCACCTATAAAGGATGAGTATGCGCCAGTCATATTTTCCCAGGAGACAGTTTCCTATATCGAATCTCTTGATATGATGTCTGGAGAG GAGGACCGTGAGAACATTTTGAGGTCAAGAGAAACAGGTAAAGCTGTTTTAACGAGCCCTTTCAGGCTGCTGGGTTCTCATCATCTTGGAGTTGTGCTGACAATACCTGTTTATAAAACTAAGCTTCCTCTAAATCCAACAATGGATGAACGAACACGAGCAACGGCAGG cTACCTTGGTGGAGCATTTGATGTGGAGTCGCTTGTGGAAAATTTACTTGGACAACTTGCTGGAAATCAGGCGATTTTGGTGAATGTATACGATGTCACAAACTACTCTGATCCCCTAGTAATGTATGGTCATCAATATGAAGATGGTGACATGTCTCTTTCACATGAGAGCAAACTAGATTTTGGAGATCCATTTAGGAAGCATCAGATGATATGCAG ATATCATCAGAAAGCACCAACATTATGGACGGCACTTACTACTGCATTCTTATTCTTTGTGATTGGATTGTTAGTGGGATATATCTTATACGGTGCAGCAACTCATATTGTTAAAGTGGAGGATGATTTTCATGAAATGCAAGAACTGAAAGTTCGAGCCGAAGCTGCTGATATTGCAAAATCTCAG TTTCTCGCCACAGTCTCTCATGAAATAAGGACACCCATGAATGGCATCCTTG GAATGCTTGCTTTACTTCTTGATACTGAGCTGAGTTCAACTCAAAGGGATTATGCTCAAACTGCTCAGGCCTGTGGAAAAGCACTGATAGCGTTAATAAATGAGGTGCTTGACCGGGCAAAAATTGAAGCTGGGAAGTTGGAGCTTGAAGCGGTTCCTTTCGACCTTAGATTGATACTAGATGAtgttttgtctttgttttctGAAAAGTCAAGACACAAGGGAGTTGAG TTGGCAGTATTCGTTTCTGACAAAGTTCCTGAAATTGTTATGGGAGATCCTGGAAGGTTCAGACAAGTAATCACAAATCTCGTGGGTAACTCTGTGAAAGTaagttttcttccattctcgCCCAAGTCACCCTAA
- the LOC105435473 gene encoding DExH-box ATP-dependent RNA helicase DExH5, mitochondrial-like — MGILLRRLLVVRNLKGITHVIIDKIHERGMNEDFLLIVLKDLLPRRPELRLILMSATLDAELFSSYFGGAQIIHFLVWKNPFRALKPIWST; from the exons ATGGGTATCTTGTTGAGAAGATTGCTAGttgttagaaatttgaaaggCATAACTCatgttattattgataaaattcaCGAGCGTGGAATGAATGAAG ATTTTCTACTCATTGTCCTGAAAGATCTCCTTCCTCGTCGACCAGAATTGAGGTTGATTCTAATGAGTGCAACTTTAGATGCAGAACTTTTCTCATCCTACTTTGGTGGGGCTCAAATAATTCACTTTCTG GTTTGGAAGAATCCATTTAGAGCATTGAAGCCAATTTGGAGCACTTGA